The following are from one region of the Orenia metallireducens genome:
- a CDS encoding MBL fold metallo-hydrolase gives MAKEATIYHLYHSGVAVKTANHFLIFDYYNDTPNKGNRNIVNGVITKDILKREDNIIVFVTHNHHDHFNPVIFEWEQMNPDITYILSDDVEAEEEDNRYTISKYQEINWENDIYIKAYGSTDQGLSYYVEVDGLKIFHAGDLNWWDWKRFSEEERKVEEEDYKREVEKLTEKEVDLAFVPVDPRLEDSYYLAGRYFAETIKPQMIVPIHFTHKYDITKKFSQQLKDLQVDGAIIERRGEKIKFRKY, from the coding sequence ATGGCTAAAGAAGCTACGATTTACCATTTATATCATAGTGGGGTGGCAGTTAAGACAGCAAATCACTTTTTAATCTTCGATTATTATAATGATACTCCTAATAAAGGAAATAGAAATATTGTCAATGGTGTAATTACTAAGGATATTCTTAAACGTGAGGATAATATTATTGTTTTTGTAACTCATAATCATCATGATCACTTTAATCCAGTTATCTTTGAATGGGAACAGATGAACCCTGATATTACGTATATCCTAAGTGATGATGTTGAGGCAGAGGAAGAGGATAATCGTTACACTATAAGCAAGTATCAAGAAATTAATTGGGAGAATGATATCTATATTAAAGCTTATGGCAGTACTGATCAAGGGTTATCTTACTATGTTGAAGTAGATGGATTGAAGATATTCCATGCTGGTGATTTAAACTGGTGGGATTGGAAGAGGTTTAGTGAAGAAGAAAGGAAGGTAGAAGAGGAAGATTACAAAAGAGAGGTTGAAAAGTTAACAGAGAAAGAGGTTGACTTAGCCTTTGTACCTGTTGATCCCAGATTAGAAGATAGTTATTACTTAGCAGGAAGGTATTTTGCTGAAACAATTAAGCCTCAAATGATAGTACCTATTCACTTTACCCACAAATATGATATCACTAAGAAGTTCTCTCAACAACTTAAAGATTTACAAGTAGATGGAGCAATTATTGAAAGACGTGGTGAAAAGATTAAATTTAGAAAATATTAA
- a CDS encoding LysM peptidoglycan-binding domain-containing protein, with protein sequence MGEYNKSKIELQQAPPNTEAYQIKAGDTLYSLAQRFNTTVSAIISANPEIDPDNLQVGDKIFIPLQKEYPSCPEGNYYTIKAGDSFYAIADRFNISVDDLQEANPYVEPNNLKVGEVICIPLATPPVECPQGSILYIVKKGDTFYSIAKKYKISVAELRDANPRINPDELLIGQKICIPVD encoded by the coding sequence TTGGGAGAATATAATAAGAGTAAAATAGAGTTACAGCAAGCTCCACCAAATACTGAGGCTTATCAAATCAAAGCAGGTGATACACTTTACTCATTGGCTCAGCGCTTTAACACAACAGTATCTGCAATTATTTCTGCCAACCCTGAGATAGATCCTGATAATTTACAGGTTGGAGATAAGATATTTATACCATTACAAAAAGAGTATCCATCTTGCCCAGAAGGAAATTACTATACTATCAAAGCAGGTGATAGTTTCTATGCTATAGCAGATAGGTTTAATATATCAGTAGATGACTTGCAGGAAGCTAATCCTTATGTTGAACCTAATAACCTCAAAGTTGGTGAAGTAATCTGTATACCTTTAGCTACTCCACCTGTAGAATGCCCTCAAGGATCGATTCTTTATATCGTAAAAAAGGGAGATACCTTTTACTCTATAGCTAAAAAATATAAGATTTCAGTAGCTGAATTAAGAGATGCTAATCCAAGAATTAATCCTGATGAATTATTAATTGGTCAAAAAATTTGTATTCCTGTTGATTAA
- the gltB gene encoding glutamate synthase large subunit translates to MITRRNMPLPEGLYYPQFERDNCGVGFITKIDGEKSHEVVEKGLEILERLEHRGAVGADPETGDGAGILMQLPDEFLRTKMVEQGVKLPAIGEYGVGMIFLPRKLDESLLAEGIIEKIIQEEGQEVLGWRDVPVVVDAIGETAASTLPVIKQVFVKKAEGLDNFELKLYIIRKRIEKAIEESEIKNAELFSIPSFSSRVLVYKGLILPEQMKKFYLDLEDKSLKSAIALVHQRFSTNTFPSWDLAQPFRYLAHNGEINTLTGNHNWMIAREPDLACDTIGDDISKLFPITDSRDSDSANLDHAFELLVASGMSLIEAMTMLVPEPWEKNQFLKEEVRDYYEYNAGLMEPWDGPAAIAFTDGVQIGATLDRNGLRPARYTVTKDGYVILASEVGTLEIDPTNIAESRRLQPGKMLLIDTAEGKIYSDEEIKEKVSTAKPYGEWLKKNKKYLKDLAGDKERYSEDFDTLITRLKSFGYSREDLSVIIGPMAENKKEAIGSMGNDEPLAVLSNRAKSLFDYFKQLFAQVTNPPIDPIREEIVMSLKTNIGVKGNVLEKTEDKAKTIELESPILSNGDLDKIIHLNDQDFRAKVIPMVFDPEEKNGLEKGLNRLFKYAKESIEAGNNILVLSDRKVDDFNAPIPALLATSALHNYLIKEGKRNGIDIIVETGEAREVMHFALLIGYGALAVNPYLALESISYMNDKELYLSSGDEEQKVERKKAYIKAINKGLLKIMSKMGISTIQSYRGAQIFEAVGLSQEFIDRYFPNTTSRIEGIGLDVLEQEVLINHKKAFKDTRTNNDDLLENEGKYKWRPKGEKHLFSPEAIATLQHAAKVNDYNIYKEYAEMINNQANNLSTIRGLFKFKNQNPIPIEEVEPVEEIRKRFVTGAMSYGSISKEAHETIAKAMNAIGGMSNSGEGGEDPERFKDDRRSAIKQVASGRFGVTTEYLVNADELQIKMAQGAKPGEGGHLPGRKVSEEIARVRHTSPGIDLISPPPHHDIYSIEDLAQLIFDLKNVNPEARVSVKLVSRIGIGTIAAGVSKAHADMILVSGYDGGTGAAPLTSIKHTGLPWELGLSETHQVLVKNNLRGRVRVQADGQMKTGRDIAIAALLGAEEYGFSTSSLVVLGCIMMRACHSNTCPVGVATQNPELRKRFNGKVEDLINFFTFVAQEMREIMAELGFRTVDEMIGRVDKLEMNDAIKHWKSQGIDLSKILHQPTLPKKIANRCVEAQDHGIDDILDRKLIELAQPALENGEKVELDLDIYNVNRTTGTMLSGEIAKRYGAKGLADDTIAINFKGYAGQSFGTFGMQGLTLNLEGQANDYIGKGLFGAKIIIKKPQESDFKAHENIIGGNTILYGAIRGQLYMNGIAGERFAVRNSGASAVVEGVGDHCCEYMTGGRVVVLGETGRNFGAGMSGGIAYVYDIDGGFADRLNTGMVNIDELDDHDIAELKSLIENHANYTDSERAQEILADWDNSLGKFVKVISPAYKQLLAKSRKEAE, encoded by the coding sequence ATGATTACAAGAAGAAATATGCCTTTACCAGAAGGATTATATTATCCTCAGTTTGAGAGGGATAATTGTGGTGTAGGATTTATTACCAAAATAGATGGTGAAAAGAGCCATGAGGTAGTAGAGAAGGGACTAGAGATTTTAGAGAGATTAGAACACAGAGGAGCAGTAGGAGCAGACCCAGAAACTGGAGACGGTGCTGGTATTTTAATGCAATTGCCTGATGAGTTTTTAAGAACAAAGATGGTAGAGCAGGGTGTAAAATTACCAGCTATAGGTGAATATGGGGTAGGGATGATCTTTTTACCTCGTAAATTAGATGAGAGTTTATTAGCAGAAGGAATTATTGAGAAGATTATTCAAGAAGAAGGACAAGAGGTATTAGGGTGGCGTGATGTACCAGTTGTGGTTGATGCAATCGGTGAAACAGCAGCTAGTACTTTGCCAGTGATTAAACAGGTATTTGTTAAGAAAGCTGAAGGCTTGGATAACTTTGAATTAAAATTATATATTATTAGAAAGAGAATTGAAAAGGCTATCGAAGAGAGTGAGATTAAGAACGCTGAATTATTCAGTATTCCTAGCTTTTCTAGCAGAGTTTTAGTATATAAAGGATTAATCTTACCAGAGCAGATGAAGAAATTCTACTTAGACTTGGAAGATAAGAGTCTAAAATCGGCTATCGCTTTAGTACATCAACGTTTTAGTACTAATACATTCCCATCTTGGGATTTAGCACAGCCTTTTAGATATCTAGCACATAATGGTGAGATTAATACTCTGACAGGAAACCATAACTGGATGATTGCTAGAGAACCAGATTTGGCTTGTGATACTATAGGGGATGATATAAGTAAGTTATTCCCAATCACCGATTCTAGAGATAGTGACTCGGCTAATCTAGATCATGCTTTTGAATTATTAGTAGCTTCTGGAATGAGTTTGATTGAGGCTATGACTATGTTAGTTCCTGAGCCATGGGAGAAGAATCAATTCTTAAAAGAAGAGGTTCGGGATTATTATGAATATAATGCTGGTTTAATGGAGCCTTGGGATGGTCCAGCAGCTATTGCCTTTACTGATGGTGTGCAAATAGGTGCTACTTTAGACCGTAATGGTTTAAGACCCGCTAGATATACAGTTACTAAGGATGGCTATGTAATCCTAGCTTCAGAGGTAGGAACATTAGAAATTGACCCTACAAATATTGCAGAGAGCCGTAGATTACAGCCAGGTAAGATGTTATTAATCGATACAGCAGAGGGTAAAATCTACTCTGATGAAGAGATTAAGGAGAAGGTTAGTACAGCTAAGCCTTATGGTGAGTGGTTGAAGAAGAATAAAAAATATTTAAAGGATTTGGCAGGAGATAAAGAGCGTTATAGTGAAGATTTTGATACTTTAATTACTAGGTTAAAGAGTTTTGGTTACAGCCGAGAAGACTTAAGTGTGATCATTGGACCTATGGCTGAGAACAAGAAGGAAGCAATTGGTTCTATGGGTAATGATGAGCCATTAGCTGTTCTATCTAATCGTGCTAAGTCATTATTTGATTACTTTAAACAGTTATTTGCACAGGTAACAAACCCACCAATCGACCCGATTCGTGAAGAGATAGTTATGTCTTTAAAGACAAATATTGGAGTTAAGGGTAATGTTTTAGAGAAGACTGAAGACAAGGCTAAGACTATTGAATTAGAGTCTCCAATCTTAAGTAATGGAGATTTAGATAAGATTATCCACTTAAATGATCAAGACTTTAGAGCTAAGGTTATTCCTATGGTCTTTGATCCTGAGGAAAAGAATGGTTTAGAGAAAGGGTTAAATCGATTATTTAAGTATGCTAAAGAGAGTATTGAAGCTGGGAATAATATTTTAGTGTTAAGTGATCGTAAGGTTGATGACTTTAATGCTCCAATTCCAGCATTATTAGCAACTTCAGCATTGCATAATTATCTAATCAAAGAAGGTAAGAGAAATGGTATAGATATTATTGTAGAGACTGGAGAGGCTAGAGAGGTAATGCACTTTGCCTTATTAATTGGTTATGGTGCATTAGCAGTTAATCCTTATTTGGCTTTAGAGAGTATCTCTTATATGAATGACAAAGAGCTTTACTTATCTTCTGGAGATGAAGAGCAGAAGGTAGAACGTAAGAAAGCTTATATCAAAGCTATCAATAAGGGTCTGTTAAAGATTATGTCTAAGATGGGTATCTCTACAATCCAGAGTTACCGTGGGGCACAGATCTTTGAGGCTGTTGGTTTAAGTCAAGAGTTTATCGATAGATACTTCCCAAATACTACTTCTAGAATTGAAGGTATTGGTCTTGATGTTCTAGAGCAAGAAGTTCTTATTAATCATAAGAAGGCCTTTAAAGATACTAGAACTAATAATGATGATTTGTTAGAGAATGAAGGTAAATATAAGTGGCGTCCTAAAGGTGAAAAGCATCTATTCAGCCCAGAGGCTATCGCTACTTTACAACATGCTGCTAAAGTAAATGATTATAATATCTATAAAGAGTATGCTGAAATGATCAATAATCAAGCAAATAATCTATCTACAATCAGAGGGCTCTTTAAGTTCAAAAATCAGAACCCAATTCCAATTGAAGAGGTAGAACCTGTTGAAGAGATCAGAAAACGTTTTGTAACAGGTGCTATGTCTTATGGTTCTATTTCTAAGGAAGCTCATGAGACTATTGCTAAAGCTATGAATGCTATTGGTGGTATGTCCAACTCTGGAGAGGGTGGAGAAGATCCAGAGAGATTCAAGGATGATAGAAGAAGTGCAATCAAGCAGGTTGCTTCAGGACGTTTTGGAGTAACTACTGAATATTTAGTAAATGCTGATGAGTTACAGATTAAGATGGCTCAAGGTGCTAAGCCAGGAGAAGGTGGACATTTACCAGGGCGTAAGGTAAGTGAGGAGATTGCAAGAGTTCGCCATACTTCACCAGGTATTGATTTGATTTCACCACCACCTCATCATGATATTTACTCAATTGAGGATTTAGCCCAGTTAATCTTTGATCTTAAAAATGTTAATCCTGAGGCAAGAGTAAGTGTTAAATTGGTATCTCGAATTGGTATCGGTACAATTGCAGCAGGTGTATCTAAGGCCCATGCTGATATGATCTTAGTCTCTGGTTATGATGGGGGAACAGGAGCAGCACCACTTACTTCTATTAAGCATACAGGACTACCTTGGGAGTTAGGATTATCTGAGACTCACCAAGTATTGGTTAAGAATAACCTTAGAGGTAGGGTAAGAGTACAAGCAGATGGTCAGATGAAGACTGGTAGAGATATTGCAATTGCTGCTTTATTAGGAGCAGAAGAGTATGGGTTCTCTACAAGCTCACTAGTAGTTTTAGGTTGTATTATGATGAGAGCTTGCCATAGTAATACTTGTCCAGTAGGTGTAGCTACTCAGAACCCTGAATTACGTAAGAGATTTAATGGAAAAGTAGAAGATTTAATCAACTTCTTTACTTTCGTTGCTCAAGAGATGAGAGAAATTATGGCAGAGTTAGGTTTTAGAACCGTTGATGAAATGATTGGTAGAGTAGATAAGCTAGAGATGAATGATGCTATTAAGCATTGGAAATCTCAAGGGATCGATTTAAGTAAGATTTTACATCAACCAACTTTACCTAAGAAGATTGCTAATAGATGTGTAGAAGCTCAAGATCATGGTATCGATGATATCCTTGATCGTAAGTTAATTGAACTTGCCCAGCCTGCTTTAGAAAATGGTGAGAAGGTAGAGTTAGACCTTGATATCTATAATGTTAATCGTACTACAGGAACTATGTTAAGTGGTGAGATTGCTAAGCGTTATGGTGCTAAGGGACTAGCTGATGATACAATTGCTATCAACTTTAAAGGTTATGCAGGCCAAAGCTTTGGTACCTTTGGTATGCAGGGATTGACTTTAAACTTAGAAGGTCAAGCAAATGACTATATCGGTAAAGGTCTATTTGGTGCCAAGATTATCATTAAGAAGCCTCAAGAGTCTGACTTCAAAGCTCATGAGAATATCATCGGTGGTAATACTATCCTTTATGGAGCGATCCGTGGTCAGTTATACATGAATGGTATTGCTGGTGAGAGATTTGCTGTAAGAAACTCTGGAGCTTCTGCAGTAGTTGAAGGTGTAGGAGACCATTGCTGTGAATATATGACTGGTGGTAGAGTAGTAGTCTTAGGAGAGACAGGTCGTAACTTTGGTGCTGGTATGAGTGGTGGTATCGCTTATGTATATGATATCGATGGCGGATTTGCTGATAGATTAAATACAGGTATGGTAAATATAGATGAATTAGATGATCATGATATAGCAGAACTTAAATCTTTAATTGAAAATCATGCTAATTATACTGATAGTGAACGTGCTCAAGAGATTTTAGCTGATTGGGATAATAGCTTAGGTAAGTTTGTCAAGGTTATTTCTCCAGCTTACAAGCAATTGTTGGCTAAGAGTAGGAAGGAGGCAGAATAA